One Aegilops tauschii subsp. strangulata cultivar AL8/78 chromosome 7, Aet v6.0, whole genome shotgun sequence genomic window carries:
- the LOC109767847 gene encoding protein FAR1-RELATED SEQUENCE 5-like encodes MKPGGSDCSRIGRPPPTGGSEIGQSEMADEELTDIMVDMEFGELMKDCIEDWSDDENSDREDRSENGNEWDDLNFISECHNAYDYYGESDAETVLNDESLDAPDSGESQSSIIMSEIMKMTLTSHDVAYDFYNSYARDNGFSIRRNKVRQGKRDSKLLTEEGHSRRLRAETRCFYEAHLTVKLDQKRGVWYVERFEDKHSHMLAGPDEVPFLWSHRKIKEYQKHEIMSMGTAGIRIHDMMDCFISKHVWYGGVGFTRHEIYNLCAKEKRKLLPKGDATTAIGIMASRKQRDPSFFFEYKLDKEGHLNRMFWCDSQSRHDYEDFGDVLVFDSTYKMNRYGMPFIPFVGLNNHRKTTIFGCAVVSDETEETYVWLLQTFLRSMCQKMPKSVITDADTAMIKAIREVLPDVWHRICTWHIEKNMKMHLSHKSLKEFRTLLYYSTSTTTFEERWHAFSKRCQSEKTVAWLRRMYKKRRLWVAAYLTEGFWLGMKSNQRSESLKSCLHLHLDSEMTLVDMILQYENAVVRIRENEARDDCTASQSLPVPVTSSRKLEIAVSHVFTPANFYMLQDDLNKIDDMEIVEIKLGDGSQ; translated from the exons ATGAAGCCCGGCGGCAGCGACTGTTCACGCATCGGCCGGCCACCGCCCACCGGTGGATCAGAGATCGGCCAGAGC GAAATGGCGGACGAGGAGTTAACTGATATCATGGTAGACATGGAGTTTGGAGAACTGATGAAAGACTGTATAGAAGATTGGTCAGATGATGAAAATTCAGATCGTGAAGATCGGTCAGAGAATGGGAACGAATGGGACGATCTTAAT TTCATTTCCGAATGTCATAATGCATACGACTATTATGGTGAATCCGACGCGGAGACAGTCCTTAACGACGAATCATTAGACGCACCTGATTCTGGGGAGTCCCAGTCGTCGATCATCATGAGTGAG ATAATGAAAATGACCCTTACGTCTCACGATGTTGCGTATGATTTCTACAACAGCTATGCTAGAGATAATGGTTTCAGCATTAGAAGGAATAAGGTCAG ACAAGGAAAACGTGACAGCAAGTTGCTAACCGAGGAAGGACACAGCCGTAGGCTCAGAGCCGAGACACGCTGCTTTTATGAAGCGCACCTGACCGTCAAGCTTGACCAAAAGCGTGGGGTTTGGTATGTTGAACGTTTTGAGGACAAGCATAGCCATATGTTGGCAGGACCGGACGAGGTACCTTTTCTTTGGTCCCATAGAAAAATCAAAGAGTACCAGAAGCATGAGATAATGTCCATGGGAACTGCAGGGATTAGAATTCACGACATGATGGATTGCTTCATCAGCAAACATGTATGGTACGGCGGTGTTGGTTTTACCAGGCATGAAATATACAACCTTTGCGCCAAGGAGAAGAGGAAGCTGCTTCCAAAAGGAGATGCTACCACAGCCATAGGCATCATGGCCAGTAGGAAACAGAGGGATCCTAGCTTCTTTTTCGAGTACAAGCTAGATAAGGAAGGACATTTGAATAGGATGTTCTGGTGCGACTCCCAATCTCGTCATGACTATGAGGACTTCGGCGACGTGCTTGTATTTGACAGCACATACAAGATGAACCGCTATGGTATGCCATTCATACCTTTTGTTGGTCTTAACAATCACCGGAAGACCACTATTTTTGGCTGTGCCGTAGTTTCAGACGAGACCGAGGAGACATACGTGTGGCTTCTGCAGACTTTTTTGAGGTCCATGTGTCAAAAGATGCCTAAGAGTGTTATCACAGACGCCGACACTGCGATGATCAAGGCAATTCGCGAAGTCTTGCCAGACGTGTGGCACCGTATATGTACGTGGCACATAGAGAAAAATATGAAGATGCACCTCAGTCACAAGTCCTTGAAGGAGTTCCGAACTCTTCTGTACTACAGCACGTCCACGACCACGTTTGAGGAGAGATGGCACGCATTCTCCAAAAGATGCCAGTCAGAAAAAACTGTAGCATGGTTGAGGCGGATGTATAAGAAGAGGAGACTGTGGGTCGCGGCTTATCTAACAGAGGGGTTTTGGCTTGGCATGAAAAGCAACCAGCGGAGTGAAAGCCTGAAATCATGCCTTCACCTCCACCTAGACAGTGAAATGACCCTCGTGGATATGATTTTGCAATATGAGAACGCCGTTGTGCGTATCCGTGAAAACGAGGCGCGAGATGACTGCACGGCCTCACAGAGTTTACCGGTGCCAGTTACTAGCTCTAGGAAACTTGAGATAGCTGTTTCTCACGTCTTCACTCCAGCAAACTTCTATATGTTGCAAGATGATCTTAACAAAATTGACGACATGGAGATTGTAGAAATTAAGCTGGGAGACGGATCACAGTAG